In Flavobacterium okayamense, a single window of DNA contains:
- a CDS encoding CPBP family glutamic-type intramembrane protease, whose protein sequence is MKKVSVFLFTIVLVTIAILLIKYYKLFFLNEIDDFFNINTKRVVVSKGFNDTIVHKLILILIVPFFEELLYRLGLKYSIRNATFYCIGIIFTFLLFFPNMNFQNPIIAPLIILSFVFLYIIIYQIVKKHHNIVENFYANNPKAILYLSIILFGYSHFVFHADYNNLINILLSPVVLLPYFLAGFIFSKLRLKFGFYYGLIAHMFWNFLVTIL, encoded by the coding sequence ATGAAAAAAGTATCAGTTTTTTTATTTACAATAGTTTTAGTTACAATAGCAATACTTTTAATAAAGTATTACAAGTTATTTTTTTTAAATGAAATTGATGATTTTTTCAATATAAATACAAAAAGAGTTGTTGTTTCAAAAGGATTTAATGATACTATTGTTCATAAATTAATATTGATTCTAATTGTCCCTTTTTTTGAAGAATTATTATATAGACTGGGATTAAAATATTCAATAAGAAATGCTACTTTTTATTGTATTGGAATAATATTTACATTTTTACTTTTTTTTCCTAACATGAATTTTCAAAACCCCATTATAGCACCATTGATTATTTTGTCTTTTGTTTTTCTTTATATTATCATATATCAAATTGTAAAAAAGCATCATAATATAGTTGAAAACTTTTATGCTAATAACCCAAAGGCTATTTTATACTTATCAATAATCTTATTTGGGTATTCTCATTTTGTTTTTCATGCTGATTATAATAATTTAATAAATATTTTATTAAGTCCAGTTGTGTTATTACCTTATTTTTTAGCGGGTTTTATTTTTAGTAAACTTAGATTAAAATTCGGCTTTTACTATGGTTTAATAGCTCATATGTTTTGGAATTTTTTAGTAACTATTTTATAA
- a CDS encoding response regulator, with product MSTKLRILIVDDHPFIIDAYINLISCSLENYELEFLRSSNTKEAYNLIKVNYNENNKIDFAIFDISMPEYIEMSIYDGLDLALDFKKKFTDAKIFMISMHAEGCIVNKLFKELKPDAIINKSDIDFESFSEIFSKVFNGEFFISETMLDALNQFNQTKFRFDDLDAEIIRLLERGIKTKDLPGFTGISLSAIEKRKKEIKFHLLEGENGNDKDLIDKARLLKLV from the coding sequence ATGTCTACAAAACTTAGAATATTAATTGTGGATGATCATCCATTTATAATAGATGCATACATTAATTTGATAAGCTGTTCATTAGAAAATTATGAACTTGAATTTTTAAGAAGTTCAAATACTAAGGAAGCGTATAATCTGATAAAAGTTAACTACAACGAAAATAACAAAATTGATTTTGCTATTTTCGATATTAGTATGCCCGAATATATAGAGATGAGTATTTATGATGGTCTTGATTTGGCTTTAGATTTCAAGAAAAAATTTACCGATGCTAAAATTTTTATGATATCTATGCATGCTGAAGGTTGTATAGTTAATAAATTATTTAAAGAATTAAAACCTGATGCAATTATAAATAAATCGGATATCGACTTTGAATCTTTTTCAGAAATCTTTTCAAAAGTTTTTAATGGAGAGTTTTTTATTTCTGAAACCATGTTAGATGCTTTGAATCAATTTAATCAAACAAAATTTAGATTTGACGATTTAGATGCTGAAATTATAAGACTTCTTGAAAGAGGAATAAAAACAAAAGATTTACCAGGATTCACAGGAATTTCATTAAGTGCAATTGAAAAAAGAAAGAAAGAGATTAAATTTCATCTATTAGAAGGAGAAAATGGAAATGATAAAGATTTAATTGATAAAGCGAGATTGTTAAAATTAGTTTAA